A genome region from Leptodactylus fuscus isolate aLepFus1 chromosome 6, aLepFus1.hap2, whole genome shotgun sequence includes the following:
- the PNMT gene encoding phenylethanolamine N-methyltransferase isoform X2 — MLLSHTSRPSTPSAASNSRTSSKCAVFSPLELQRCEIKGCTLVDIGSGPTIYQLLSVSEHFQEVIMTDYLEVNRQELKMWLSNEPGAFDWSPYFKHVCMLEGNEEPWEDKQNRFRERVSKVVPVDVHKPIPLEGKLGRGTVDCLVSSFCLEACSPNLEAFQKALENVVGLLKPKGHFLWIGALEESYYLAGEARLSVVPVTEDIVKEALHTAKCVVREFSSYCMTPSMKVGVDDVAGIFFVWAQKE; from the exons ATGCTTTTAAGCCACACATCCAGACCCTCAACACcttctgctgcctccaactccagAACATCCAGCAAATGTGCTGTTTTCTCACCCCTGGAACTGCAAAGAt GTGAGATAAAAGGGTGCACCCTGGTAGACATCGGCTCAGGTCCTACCATATACCAGTTGTTGAGTGTCTCTGAACACTTCCAGGAGGTGATCATGACAGACTACTTGGAGGTGAACCGTCAAGAACTGAAGATGTGGCTAAGTAATGAGCCAGGGGCATTTGACTGGAGCCCCTACTTTAAACATGTCTGTATGCTGGAGGGAAATGA AGAGCCCTGGGAAGATAAGCAGAATCGATTTCGGGAACGTGTATCTAAGGTGGTCCCAGTTGATGTCCATAAGCCGATTCCACTAGAGGGAAAATTGGGCAGGGGTACAGTGGACTGCTTGGTATCCTCTTTCTGCCTGGAAGCTTGCAGCCCCAACCTTGAGGCCTTTCAGAAAGCACTTGAAAATGTTGTTGGGCTCCTGAAACCAAAGGGGCACTTTTTATGGATTGGGGCTCTAGAggagtcctattacttggctggAGAGGCACGGTTGAGTGTGGTGCCAGTCACAGAAGACATTGTAAAGGAGGCACTGCACACCGCAAAATGTGTGGTTAGGGAATTTTCCAGCTATTGCATGACTCCTAGCATGAAAGTTGGTGTAGATGATGTAGCTGGGATATTTTTTGTTTGGGCTCAGAAAGAGTGA